The Thalassotalea nanhaiensis genome has a window encoding:
- the ribF gene encoding bifunctional riboflavin kinase/FAD synthetase — protein sequence MQLVRGIHNIRDAHNGCVLTIGNFDGVHLGHQRVVKALVEKAEQLNLIPAVLVFEPQPQELFNPQMAPARLSRLRDKYTLLKKLGVQRLICVNFNHEFASQSAEQFVEDLLVNKLGVKHLIIGDDFRFGKNRLGNFAMLKTAGVKFGFEVTDTASYKMLECRISSTEIRSALQQDELTDAELMLGRKYSIIGRVVHGDKQGRNLGFPTANVLLKRCVSPVAGVYVVKVNALGKSFYGVANIGSRPTVNGIRQQLEVHIFDFNNDLYGQQIEVALLKKLRAEQRFASLDELTTQIAKDSEQARNYIASLK from the coding sequence ATGCAACTAGTTAGAGGTATACACAATATTCGCGATGCGCATAATGGTTGTGTATTAACAATTGGTAATTTTGATGGTGTGCATTTAGGGCACCAAAGAGTCGTTAAAGCACTTGTTGAAAAAGCAGAGCAGCTTAATTTGATCCCCGCGGTACTAGTGTTTGAACCGCAACCGCAAGAGTTGTTTAATCCGCAAATGGCGCCAGCAAGACTAAGCCGATTACGTGATAAATATACTTTGCTTAAAAAGTTAGGTGTACAGCGGTTAATTTGTGTCAACTTTAACCATGAATTTGCCAGTCAAAGCGCTGAGCAATTTGTTGAAGATTTATTAGTAAATAAGCTTGGCGTAAAACACTTGATTATTGGCGATGATTTTCGCTTTGGTAAAAATCGCTTAGGCAATTTTGCCATGCTAAAAACCGCCGGTGTAAAGTTTGGCTTTGAAGTAACTGACACCGCGAGTTATAAGATGTTGGAGTGTCGAATCTCAAGTACTGAAATTCGCAGCGCACTTCAACAAGATGAATTAACTGATGCCGAGCTAATGCTTGGCAGAAAGTACAGTATTATCGGTCGTGTAGTACACGGCGATAAACAAGGTAGAAACTTAGGGTTTCCTACCGCAAACGTATTATTAAAACGCTGCGTATCTCCAGTTGCTGGTGTATATGTAGTAAAAGTGAATGCTTTAGGTAAAAGTTTTTATGGTGTTGCCAATATTGGTTCAAGACCAACGGTAAATGGCATAAGACAACAACTTGAAGTACATATTTTCGATTTTAACAACGATTTGTATGGTCAACAAATTGAAGTGGCACTATTAAAAAAATTACGCGCCGAACAGCGCTTTGCCTCTTTAGATGAATTAACTACACAAATTGCCAAAGACAGTGAACAAGCTCGCAACTATATTGCTAGCTTGAAGTAA
- the murJ gene encoding murein biosynthesis integral membrane protein MurJ translates to MSKKLLKSGLIVSFMTLISRVLGLVRDVVIADKIGTGVGADVFFFANKIPNFLRRLFAEGAFAQAFVPVLSEYQELDEKNGTNETRELISKVSGTLGVLVSIVTLIGMVATPVFVALFGFGWFLDWVNDGPNAEKFDLASSLLTITFPYLWFISFTALAGAILNTLGKFAAAAFTPVLLNVCIIGAAIYLSPTFEQPAFALAWGVFLGGLTQFLFQIPFLIKAGVLVKPTWGWNHGGVKKIRKLIVPALFGVSVTQINLLLDTLIASFLITGSISWLYYADRLLEFPLGLFGIGIATVILPSLARLHAKQNPQEFSSTIDWALKVVSLLGWPAMAGLMVLAQPIIMVLFMRGEFTEHDVMQVSFALYAYLSGLLSFMFIKVLAPGYYARQDTKTPVIIGIKAMAANMVFNIALAPIFGYVGLAIATALSATLNGFLLYRGLSRNGIYHIDKNTMFVILRLILSALVMAGTIYYFSPSFEAWLALSFSAQVVKLVYLITLGAITYFICGVTLGIRLKHFVSKTA, encoded by the coding sequence TTGAGTAAGAAACTGCTTAAATCAGGGCTTATCGTCAGTTTTATGACGCTTATCTCAAGAGTTTTAGGTCTTGTTCGCGATGTCGTGATTGCTGACAAAATTGGAACCGGAGTCGGTGCTGATGTTTTTTTCTTTGCCAATAAAATTCCCAACTTTCTCCGTCGCCTGTTTGCCGAAGGCGCATTTGCACAAGCATTTGTACCTGTGCTTAGTGAATACCAAGAGCTTGATGAAAAAAATGGTACCAATGAAACCCGCGAGTTGATCTCTAAAGTAAGTGGCACCCTAGGTGTTTTGGTTTCTATTGTTACCCTTATCGGTATGGTTGCCACGCCAGTTTTTGTTGCTCTGTTTGGTTTTGGTTGGTTTCTAGACTGGGTAAATGATGGCCCAAATGCTGAAAAGTTTGATTTAGCCTCCTCACTACTTACTATTACTTTCCCTTATTTATGGTTCATTAGTTTTACTGCACTTGCGGGCGCAATATTAAATACGCTAGGAAAGTTTGCCGCAGCGGCGTTTACGCCAGTGTTACTTAACGTCTGCATTATTGGCGCAGCAATATATTTATCACCAACGTTTGAACAACCTGCCTTTGCACTTGCATGGGGGGTATTTTTAGGTGGTTTAACTCAGTTTTTATTCCAAATACCGTTCTTAATTAAAGCCGGCGTGTTGGTTAAACCAACATGGGGCTGGAACCATGGCGGCGTGAAAAAAATTCGCAAATTGATCGTACCTGCATTATTTGGTGTATCCGTTACACAAATCAATTTATTACTCGACACCTTAATTGCCAGCTTTTTAATCACCGGTTCAATAAGTTGGCTATATTACGCTGATCGATTATTAGAATTTCCGTTAGGGTTGTTTGGTATTGGCATTGCCACGGTAATTTTACCAAGCCTGGCCAGGCTTCATGCAAAACAAAATCCGCAAGAATTTTCATCAACCATCGACTGGGCTCTTAAAGTGGTGAGTTTATTGGGATGGCCAGCAATGGCAGGCTTAATGGTGTTGGCACAGCCAATCATCATGGTGCTATTTATGCGCGGTGAATTCACTGAACATGATGTTATGCAAGTATCATTTGCTCTTTATGCGTATCTAAGTGGTCTATTAAGCTTTATGTTTATTAAGGTGTTAGCACCGGGTTACTACGCCCGCCAAGATACTAAAACACCGGTAATCATTGGTATAAAAGCGATGGCGGCAAATATGGTATTCAACATAGCTTTGGCTCCTATTTTTGGCTATGTTGGTTTAGCTATTGCCACCGCATTATCAGCAACTTTGAATGGTTTCTTACTTTATCGTGGATTGAGTCGTAACGGGATTTATCACATCGATAAAAACACTATGTTCGTGATTCTGCGCTTAATTTTATCTGCGCTAGTTATGGCTGGTACTATTTATTATTTTTCGCCTAGTTTTGAGGCATGGCTTGCTTTGTCGTTCAGTGCACAAGTAGTTAAATTAGTATATTTAATTACACTAGGGGCGATAACGTATTTTATTTGTGGTGTAACACTTGGAATTCGCTTGAAACACTTTGTCAGTAAAACGGCATAA
- the rpsT gene encoding 30S ribosomal protein S20: protein MANSKSAKKRAVQSEKRRQHNASRRSMMRTYLKKVIAAIEAGNKEAATTEFAIASPILDRYASKGLIHANKAARVKSRLNAKIKAL, encoded by the coding sequence TTGGCTAACTCAAAGTCTGCTAAGAAGCGCGCTGTCCAATCAGAGAAGCGTCGCCAACACAACGCAAGTCGTCGCTCAATGATGCGCACTTACTTGAAAAAAGTTATCGCTGCTATTGAAGCTGGTAACAAAGAAGCTGCAACTACAGAGTTTGCTATTGCTTCTCCAATTTTAGATCGTTACGCAAGTAAAGGTTTAATACACGCAAACAAAGCTGCTCGTGTTAAGAGTCGCTTAAATGCTAAAATTAAAGCTCTTTAA
- a CDS encoding thymidylate synthase, protein MKQYLDLCQRIIDEGSWVSNERTGKRCLTLINADLEYQVGKNELPIITTRKSFYKAAIAELLGYIKGYDNAADFRALGTPTWNANANENEAWLNNPHRKGEDDMGRVYGVQGRAWAKPDGGSVDQLKKVVDNLSKGIDDRGEIISFYNPGEFHMGCLRPCMFQHQFSLLDGTLYLNSYQRSCDVPLGLNFNQIQVFAFLAIMAQITGNKAGVAYHKIVNAHIYEDQLELMENVQLKREPFPSPELRINPKIKSLKDLETWVTMDDFEVIGYQHHDPIQYPFSV, encoded by the coding sequence ATGAAACAATATTTAGATTTATGTCAGCGTATTATTGATGAAGGTTCATGGGTAAGTAACGAACGCACTGGTAAGCGTTGTTTAACCCTTATCAATGCCGATTTAGAGTATCAAGTCGGTAAGAATGAACTTCCTATCATTACTACCCGTAAAAGCTTCTATAAAGCGGCTATTGCTGAGTTACTTGGTTATATAAAAGGTTATGATAATGCCGCGGACTTTCGTGCGTTAGGAACACCAACCTGGAATGCCAATGCCAATGAAAACGAAGCTTGGTTAAATAATCCACACCGTAAAGGTGAGGATGATATGGGGCGAGTTTATGGTGTACAAGGTAGAGCATGGGCTAAACCAGACGGTGGCTCTGTGGATCAACTTAAAAAGGTTGTCGATAATTTAAGTAAAGGCATTGATGATAGAGGTGAGATCATCAGTTTCTACAATCCAGGTGAGTTTCATATGGGGTGTTTACGCCCATGTATGTTTCAACATCAATTCTCGCTGCTTGACGGCACGCTGTACTTAAACAGCTACCAACGCAGTTGTGATGTACCATTAGGTCTTAATTTTAATCAAATTCAAGTGTTTGCATTCTTGGCTATTATGGCGCAAATTACTGGTAATAAGGCTGGTGTTGCTTATCATAAAATAGTAAATGCTCATATTTATGAAGATCAGTTAGAGCTAATGGAAAACGTACAATTAAAGCGTGAGCCATTCCCATCACCAGAGTTGCGCATTAACCCTAAAATTAAGTCATTAAAAGATTTAGAAACTTGGGTAACAATGGATGATTTCGAGGTAATAGGTTACCAGCATCACGATCCAATCCAATATCCATTCTCAGTGTAA
- the lgt gene encoding prolipoprotein diacylglyceryl transferase, which yields MTLAAIQFPIIDPIIFSIGPIALRWYGFMYLIGFILAMVIANKAADKSNGLWSRDQVSDLLFYGFLGVILGGRIGYVLFYNFDYFLSDPIYLFKIWTGGMSFHGGLLGVITAIALFARKEKKSFLQVGDFVAPLVPLGLGAGRIGNFINAELWGRQTDVSWAMIFPTDPLGLPRHPSQLYEFFLEGLVLFLIIYFVGKKTKAIGVASGLFLAGYGLFRLTIEFFREPDAHLGFYFSFISMGQMLSLPMVIIGVGLIIWGLNNSQPIVSNSKKNKSSAK from the coding sequence ATGACCCTTGCTGCAATTCAATTTCCGATTATTGACCCTATTATTTTTTCAATCGGACCTATCGCCCTTCGCTGGTATGGCTTCATGTATTTAATCGGTTTTATTTTAGCGATGGTTATTGCTAATAAAGCTGCAGATAAAAGCAACGGCTTATGGAGCCGAGACCAAGTAAGTGACCTTTTATTTTATGGATTTTTAGGGGTGATACTTGGTGGCCGAATTGGCTATGTATTATTCTATAACTTTGATTACTTCCTCAGCGACCCGATTTATCTATTTAAAATATGGACTGGCGGTATGTCATTTCATGGTGGCTTACTTGGGGTTATTACTGCAATCGCACTTTTTGCACGCAAAGAGAAAAAGTCGTTCTTACAAGTCGGTGATTTTGTCGCACCACTAGTGCCACTTGGCCTAGGTGCTGGTCGTATCGGTAACTTTATTAACGCCGAGCTTTGGGGGCGTCAAACGGATGTATCTTGGGCGATGATATTCCCAACCGATCCATTAGGTCTTCCACGTCACCCGTCACAGTTGTATGAATTCTTTTTAGAAGGCTTAGTGCTGTTTCTTATTATTTATTTTGTTGGTAAAAAGACCAAAGCAATCGGTGTTGCCAGCGGTCTGTTTTTAGCCGGATATGGTTTGTTTAGACTGACAATTGAATTTTTCCGTGAGCCTGATGCCCATTTAGGGTTTTACTTCAGTTTCATCTCAATGGGACAAATGCTTTCATTACCAATGGTGATAATTGGTGTAGGATTGATTATTTGGGGATTAAACAATAGTCAACCTATTGTTAGTAACAGTAAAAAGAACAAGAGCAGTGCAAAATGA
- a CDS encoding sulfite exporter TauE/SafE family protein has translation MFLSVFLLCMLLGTLVGFLAGLLGIGGGLVIVPVLIILLPMLGIHADIVMPIALASSLASILVTSTSAAFNHHKSGNIPWKMTKKLLVFVALGAVIGANLADLLPTSTLTAIFSTFVISLATYMLFSIRQTVQRDLPSDNVLKGVAGGTGIIASLMGISGGAVLIPFLTYCGVNLLHAIGVSTACGMIVSLFGTMAFMIAGLDNPNLPEWSLGYIYWPAVLGIASTSTILARYGVKLANKLPVKTIKKVFAAFLILVAFNMMI, from the coding sequence ATGTTTTTATCAGTATTTCTTTTATGTATGTTACTCGGTACCTTAGTTGGCTTTTTAGCTGGCTTGTTGGGGATTGGTGGCGGCTTGGTGATTGTACCTGTACTGATTATCCTTCTACCAATGTTGGGCATACATGCTGATATAGTGATGCCTATTGCCTTAGCGTCATCATTGGCGTCTATTTTAGTAACGTCAACTAGCGCTGCATTTAATCACCATAAATCTGGTAATATTCCTTGGAAGATGACTAAAAAATTATTGGTGTTTGTTGCATTGGGCGCAGTTATAGGTGCTAACCTTGCCGATTTATTGCCGACAAGTACCCTTACGGCTATTTTTTCTACGTTTGTTATTTCTTTAGCAACATACATGTTGTTTTCTATACGCCAAACTGTACAACGAGACCTACCTTCAGATAATGTTTTAAAAGGTGTTGCGGGAGGAACCGGTATTATTGCAAGTTTAATGGGCATTAGTGGTGGGGCGGTTCTCATCCCATTTTTAACCTATTGCGGCGTAAATTTATTACATGCCATTGGGGTTTCTACTGCATGTGGCATGATTGTCTCGCTTTTTGGCACAATGGCGTTTATGATTGCTGGTCTTGATAATCCTAATCTTCCCGAGTGGAGTTTAGGTTACATTTACTGGCCGGCAGTATTAGGTATCGCCTCAACGTCAACTATTTTGGCACGCTACGGGGTGAAACTTGCCAACAAACTACCGGTTAAAACAATAAAAAAAGTTTTTGCTGCTTTCTTAATTTTAGTAGCATTTAATATGATGATTTAA
- the ptsP gene encoding phosphoenolpyruvate--protein phosphotransferase — protein sequence MLTTLRRIVLAFGQEPELDTALQNMVGQVKAAMTTECCSVYLADYEQEHFLLMASDGLAKASLGRVSIGFSEGLVGLVGQREEPINIANAQQHPRFKESPEVQEEDFNAFLGTPIIHQRRVLGILSVQQKQAREFTENEEAFLVTIAAQLAIAIANAETTGILSRGTKQQNRQYVQGIPASPGLAIGNFYVSYPKAQLSSVSLTKVYQSSVQTKFFQHAVIKTKRDLRQMSSRMQGAIPEDTLDIFEMYEHMLESASLGDEIQEKINAGWDAQSALKLVIDQYVIQFESVEDLYIRERATDIKDLGNRVLFHLQQEDSNKAVIPDNMILVAQDVTASLLAEYQHKGLKAIVSLSGSTNSHAVILARALGIPAIMGVGNIPLASFWHKQAVVDGYSGEIFLSPDTATLTEYQHLVREEDELQEIVKQVIDLPAITKDGKSIELLLNAGLGAEFDDSMKNGAIGIGLYRTEIPFMERSCFPSELEQVTLYKTVLNSFPRQPVVMRTLDVGGDKALPYFPISEDNPFLGWRGIRITLDHPEIFLVQVRAMLKANIGLGNLEIMLPMVSGTTEVDDAIRLINQAYFEVSNESDVPVAKPKVGIMLEVPSVIFQLSELAKKVDFFSVGSNDLTQYLLAVDRNNSRVAPLFDSYHPAVLRALNQIAEQAQIELIELSLCGELASEPGGALLLLAMGYDKLSMNAHNIPRIKWVLRHLDYKQAQLILSHCLMLSTAKQVHNYLNEQLELLGLGGFVRAGK from the coding sequence ATGTTAACCACGTTACGTAGAATTGTTTTAGCATTTGGGCAAGAGCCTGAGCTTGATACTGCCTTACAAAACATGGTGGGTCAGGTTAAAGCTGCAATGACTACTGAGTGTTGCTCTGTTTATTTAGCTGATTACGAGCAAGAACATTTTCTACTCATGGCTTCAGATGGTTTAGCTAAAGCGTCACTAGGTCGTGTTTCAATTGGTTTTTCTGAAGGTTTGGTTGGCTTGGTTGGCCAACGTGAAGAGCCCATTAACATTGCAAATGCACAACAACATCCTCGTTTTAAAGAATCCCCAGAAGTACAAGAAGAGGACTTTAATGCCTTTTTAGGTACGCCAATTATCCATCAACGCCGGGTATTGGGCATATTATCTGTGCAACAAAAGCAAGCACGAGAATTTACTGAAAATGAAGAAGCGTTTCTTGTCACTATTGCTGCCCAATTAGCAATTGCAATCGCTAATGCTGAAACGACAGGCATTTTGTCTAGGGGAACTAAACAGCAAAACCGTCAGTATGTGCAAGGTATTCCTGCCTCTCCCGGTTTAGCAATTGGAAATTTTTACGTCAGTTACCCTAAAGCACAATTAAGCAGCGTTAGTTTAACTAAAGTATATCAATCAAGCGTTCAAACAAAATTCTTTCAACACGCAGTAATTAAAACAAAGCGCGACCTCAGACAAATGAGCAGCCGTATGCAAGGTGCGATACCTGAGGATACGCTTGATATTTTTGAAATGTATGAGCATATGCTGGAAAGCGCCAGTTTAGGTGATGAAATACAGGAAAAAATAAATGCTGGTTGGGATGCTCAAAGCGCTTTAAAACTGGTGATTGATCAATACGTAATACAATTTGAGTCAGTTGAAGATCTCTACATTCGTGAGAGAGCTACTGACATAAAAGATCTCGGTAATCGGGTTTTATTTCATTTACAACAAGAAGATAGCAATAAAGCAGTAATTCCTGACAACATGATTTTAGTGGCGCAAGACGTCACGGCATCATTATTGGCGGAATATCAGCATAAAGGCTTAAAAGCGATTGTTTCATTGTCTGGCTCGACTAACTCTCATGCAGTCATTTTGGCTAGAGCTTTAGGTATCCCGGCTATTATGGGCGTAGGTAATATCCCTCTGGCTAGTTTTTGGCATAAACAGGCTGTTGTTGACGGTTATTCAGGTGAAATATTTTTATCGCCAGATACCGCTACCTTAACCGAGTATCAGCATTTAGTACGAGAAGAAGATGAACTACAAGAAATTGTAAAGCAAGTCATCGATCTTCCAGCGATAACAAAAGATGGAAAATCTATAGAGTTGCTGTTAAATGCAGGCTTAGGAGCCGAGTTTGATGACTCGATGAAAAATGGCGCTATAGGTATTGGTTTATATCGCACTGAAATTCCATTTATGGAGCGTAGTTGTTTTCCATCGGAGTTAGAGCAAGTCACTCTGTACAAAACAGTATTGAACTCATTTCCTCGTCAACCTGTGGTTATGCGAACGCTCGATGTCGGTGGTGACAAAGCTTTGCCGTACTTTCCTATAAGTGAAGACAACCCCTTTCTAGGTTGGCGAGGCATTCGTATTACCCTCGACCATCCCGAAATATTCCTTGTACAAGTGCGAGCCATGCTCAAGGCCAATATCGGTTTAGGCAATTTAGAAATAATGTTACCTATGGTATCTGGCACTACAGAAGTCGATGATGCAATCAGATTGATTAATCAAGCCTATTTTGAAGTGAGTAATGAAAGTGATGTACCGGTTGCTAAACCTAAAGTTGGTATTATGCTTGAAGTGCCTTCTGTTATTTTCCAATTGTCAGAGCTTGCTAAAAAAGTAGATTTCTTTTCTGTAGGTAGTAATGATTTAACCCAATATTTGTTGGCCGTAGATAGAAACAACTCTAGAGTGGCGCCATTATTCGATTCATATCATCCGGCAGTACTTCGAGCGTTAAATCAGATCGCCGAACAAGCGCAAATAGAATTAATAGAGTTAAGTTTATGTGGTGAACTCGCCAGTGAACCAGGCGGGGCGCTTTTATTGCTGGCTATGGGGTATGATAAATTAAGTATGAATGCACATAATATTCCTCGCATAAAATGGGTATTACGCCATTTAGATTACAAACAAGCGCAGTTAATATTATCCCATTGCTTAATGTTAAGTACGGCTAAACAGGTGCATAACTACCTTAATGAGCAACTAGAGTTACTTGGGTTAGGTGGCTTTGTAAGAGCCGGTAAGTAA
- the rppH gene encoding RNA pyrophosphohydrolase gives MIDAEGYRANVGIVITNGKGQVFWARRYGQHSWQYPQGGVDEGETTEQTMFRELHEEVGLKPHQVEIIASTKHWLRYRLPKRLIRHESKPMCIGQKQKWFLLKLTCADDEVDLLHSGHPEFDDWRWVSYWYPVRQVVSFKRDVYRRVMKEFAPIALAPFKAESNERRPNKHRRGSHHRRDNRRRTG, from the coding sequence GTGATTGATGCCGAAGGCTATAGAGCCAATGTCGGCATAGTGATTACAAACGGTAAAGGTCAGGTTTTTTGGGCTCGACGATATGGCCAGCATTCTTGGCAGTATCCACAAGGTGGTGTTGACGAAGGTGAAACAACCGAGCAAACCATGTTTCGTGAACTGCATGAAGAAGTCGGTTTAAAACCACATCAAGTGGAAATTATCGCAAGTACAAAACATTGGCTAAGGTATCGTCTACCAAAGCGGTTAATTAGGCATGAAAGTAAACCCATGTGTATTGGCCAAAAGCAGAAGTGGTTTTTATTAAAGCTCACTTGTGCAGATGATGAAGTAGATCTATTACATTCAGGTCATCCTGAGTTTGATGATTGGCGTTGGGTAAGTTACTGGTACCCTGTACGTCAGGTGGTTTCATTTAAACGCGATGTATATCGCAGAGTAATGAAAGAGTTTGCTCCTATTGCTTTAGCACCATTTAAAGCGGAAAGTAATGAGCGTAGACCGAATAAACACCGCCGCGGATCTCATCACCGTCGGGATAATAGAAGACGTACTGGTTAG
- the mutH gene encoding DNA mismatch repair endonuclease MutH, with translation MTDYRPETEQQLIRHAQSIAGLTLGELAAQTGVVVPENLNREKGWIGLLLEKVLGASAGSLPMPDFPDLGIELKTLPINREGKPLETTFVCVAPLKGITGMTWEKCHLKNKLAKVLWVPVISERDIPIHQRIVCTPFLWQPNQQEEQLLAQDWQELTDMIALGRVEEINAKYGQVLQLRPKAANSSAKTQAFDAQGRPFQTLPRGFYLKIPFTQMLLNNHLRVN, from the coding sequence TTGACTGATTACCGCCCTGAAACAGAACAACAACTTATTCGACATGCACAAAGTATTGCAGGTTTAACCTTAGGTGAACTTGCTGCTCAAACCGGTGTTGTTGTGCCCGAAAATTTGAATAGAGAAAAAGGCTGGATCGGTTTATTACTAGAAAAAGTTTTAGGTGCAAGTGCAGGCTCTCTGCCTATGCCTGACTTTCCAGATTTAGGTATTGAACTTAAAACCTTGCCTATTAATCGTGAAGGTAAACCGTTAGAAACGACATTTGTTTGTGTTGCGCCATTAAAAGGCATTACCGGTATGACCTGGGAAAAATGTCACCTTAAAAACAAACTCGCCAAAGTGTTATGGGTGCCAGTTATTTCAGAACGGGATATCCCAATCCATCAACGCATAGTTTGTACGCCATTTCTGTGGCAACCAAATCAACAAGAAGAGCAATTATTAGCACAAGACTGGCAAGAGCTAACTGACATGATAGCTCTTGGGAGAGTTGAAGAAATTAATGCTAAATACGGGCAAGTACTTCAGCTTAGACCTAAAGCCGCTAATTCAAGTGCAAAGACACAGGCGTTTGATGCTCAAGGGAGGCCTTTTCAAACCCTCCCCAGGGGTTTCTATTTAAAAATACCATTCACGCAAATGTTGCTAAACAATCATTTGCGAGTAAACTGA
- a CDS encoding D-hexose-6-phosphate mutarotase: MLPIEVNSAEFTSIAKNEYGEVVESKISDTFSELILSHELFSAKLTLHGGHVLNWQPKGHDEVFWMSKKAQLENGKAIRGGIPICWPWFGPYNDAGNHGFARTSLWQLGSIDINSAGIKVELVLEGEKRSESWTHKFKVTQILMFSNSFSQQLEIENLSNQDFQFSNALHSYFSVSSPENIAIPDLNSAYFDDKIKSIQGCTPSDVFNCVGPIDKIYHHNSSMTMFDKGWKRAIEIKKSNSTQWVLWNPGKDIAAGMSDIHQQGEDEFVCLEAANTNWVIVPKGEKVSLSQEIQVYKL; encoded by the coding sequence TTGTTACCGATTGAAGTAAATAGTGCAGAATTTACCAGTATTGCCAAAAATGAATATGGTGAAGTAGTTGAATCAAAAATAAGCGATACCTTTTCTGAGCTAATTTTAAGCCATGAATTGTTTTCAGCTAAATTAACTTTGCATGGTGGTCATGTATTAAACTGGCAACCGAAAGGTCATGATGAAGTCTTTTGGATGAGTAAAAAGGCTCAATTAGAAAATGGTAAGGCAATACGTGGTGGCATTCCTATTTGTTGGCCTTGGTTTGGTCCATATAATGATGCTGGTAATCATGGTTTTGCTAGAACAAGTTTATGGCAATTAGGCTCTATTGATATTAACTCTGCTGGAATTAAAGTAGAACTAGTATTAGAAGGAGAGAAACGCTCTGAATCTTGGACACATAAATTTAAAGTAACGCAAATATTAATGTTTTCTAATTCGTTCAGCCAACAATTGGAGATTGAAAATTTAAGTAACCAAGACTTTCAATTTTCTAATGCTTTACATAGTTATTTCAGTGTTAGCAGCCCTGAAAATATTGCTATCCCAGATTTAAATTCAGCATATTTTGATGACAAAATAAAATCAATTCAAGGTTGCACTCCGTCTGATGTATTTAATTGTGTTGGTCCTATCGATAAAATTTATCATCACAATTCGTCAATGACGATGTTTGATAAAGGCTGGAAACGTGCGATCGAGATCAAAAAATCAAATTCTACTCAGTGGGTGCTGTGGAACCCTGGCAAAGATATTGCGGCGGGCATGAGTGATATCCATCAACAAGGTGAAGATGAATTTGTATGTTTAGAAGCGGCAAATACAAATTGGGTTATCGTTCCCAAAGGTGAAAAAGTATCTTTAAGTCAAGAGATTCAAGTGTATAAGCTATAA